ACACTTAGATACCATCTCTAAAACAAACACTTAGATACCATCTCTAAAACAAACACTTAGATACCATCTCTAGAATAAACACCTAGTTACCATCTCTAAAACAAACACTTAGTTACCATCTCTAAAGCAAACACTTAGTTACCATCTCTAAAACAAATACTTAGATACCATCTCTAAAACAAACACTTAGATACCATCTCTAAAACAAACACTTAGATACCATCTCTAAAACAAACACTTAGTTACCATCTCTAAAACAAACACTTAGATACCATCTCTGTAAACATCAACTGGGAAAACCGCTCGGAAAATAATTCCAGAATTCTTTAAGCCCATTTTACTGTTGTTGAATTGGGTACCATTTAGGATGGATCCTCTGTCTCTAATAGCTTCCCTGTTCCTCCTGCGTCtagattagagagaggagagaactaatGACAGTGCAGAGGGTGAAGGGTAGACCTGGTCTGGCCTTTATTCTGTtcactatataatgcactactgttgaccaccAGAGCCCTACGGGCCCTCGTCAAAAGTAGAGCACcataaatggaatagggtgccatttgggaagcatcaACTTGCATGAAGAATCAGTGTTAGAGGTCAGAGTTCATAAAGTGAACACATGAGATTAACCAGGGGATTAGAGATTCAGCTGTGGCCACAATGCCTTTCAACTTCTTCAGATGCACCTGACATCACAGTTATCATGCTCTCGGATGAGGAGACAAagtcatgcgcacacacacacacacacacacacacacacacacacacacacacacacacacacacacacacacacacacacacacacacacacacacacacacacacacacacacacacacacacacacacacacacacacacacacacacatgatatatTCCCGTTTATTCATACATCAGATCCTTTATTGCGAGTCTCTTGCCATATTAGACTGCGTATAAACCTTCTctgtgtcatgccctgaccttcgttcctttgttatgtctctatttgggTTCGgtcgggcgtgagttggggtggtcattctatgttgtttttccATGTTTtcttttctgtgtttggcctggtatggttcccaatcagaggcagctgtctatcgttgtctctgattgagaaccaaacttaggtagccttttcccacctggtgtttgtgggtagttgctttctgtttttgtgtctgccccagacagaactgtttcagttGTTCTCGTTGTTGTTTTGTTAATCAGTGTTCAGTTCCTTTATTAAAaggatgaacacgtaccacgctgcactttggtcctcaccttcttccaccaacagccgttacagaactacccaccaccaacggaccaagcagcgtggtaaggaggagcagagggtttgggactcctggacttgggaggagatattagatggTAAGGGACCCTGGAgtcaggctggggaatatcgccgcccgaAAGCTGAACTGGAGGCGGCGAAAGCGTAGAGGCAGCGATATGAGGTAAGGCAGCGCAGCAGGCAtgagaggcagcccccaaaaaTTGTTTTggtgggggcacacggggagattggcggagtcaggcgatagacctgagccaactccccgtgcttaccggaagCAGCgtagtactggtcaggcaccgtgttatgcggtaaaGAGCATGGTGTCGCAAGTGCGCGTGCATAGCCCGGAGCGCTATAGGCCAAGCCCCCGCAAGTGCCATGTGAGAgtaggcatccagccagggcggattggatccaggatccagttgcagagggatccttagcttagtgatgatttttgagggtactatggtgttgaatgctgagctgtagtcaattaatagcattctcacgtaggtgttccttttgtccagatgtgaaagggcagtgtggagtgcaatagagattgcgtcatctgtggatctgtttgggcggtatggaaattggagtgggtctagggtttctgggatattggtgttgatgtgagccattaccagcctttcaaagcatttcatggctacagatgtgagtgctactgggTGATAgtgatttaggcaggttaccttggcattgttgggcacagggattagggtggtctgcttgaaacatgttggtattgcagactgaatcagggacaggttgaaaatgtcagtgaagacacctgccagttggtcagcacatgcccggagcacacgtcctggtaatccgtatggccccgcggccttgtgaatattgacctgtttaaaggtcttactcacatcggctatggagagcgtgatcacacagtcatctggaacagctgatgctctcatgcatgcctcagtgttgcttgcctcgaagcgagcatagaatggatttagcttgtctggtaggcttgtgtcactgggcagctcgcggctgtgcttccctatGTAGTCTGTAatcgtttgcaagccctgccacataagacaagTGGCGGAGCCGGTGTTGTATAaatcaatcttagccctgtatagGCGCTTTGTCTggttgatggttcatcggagggcatagcaggatttcttatgaGCTCCCGGGTTAGAGTtctgcaccttgaaagcggcagctctaccctttagtttagtgcgaatgttgcctgtaatccatggccactggttggggtatgtacgtacagtcactgtggggacgacgtcctcaatgcacttattgataaaggcagtgactaatgtggtgtactcctcaatgcaatctgaagaatcccggaacatctTCTAGTCTTtcatagcaaaacagtcctgtagtttagtatCTGCTTCATCTAACCACTTTtgtatagaccgagtcactggtgcttcctgctttaatttttgtttgtaagcaggaatcaggaggatagaattgtggtcagatttaccaaatggatggcgagggagagctttgtacacgtctctgtgtgcggagtacaggtgatctagaattgttttccatctggttgcgcatttaacatgttgatagagatttggtagaactgatttaagtttccctgcattaaagtctccggccactaggagcgccgactctgggtgagtggttttctgtttgcttatttccttatacagctgactgagtgttagtgagtcttagtgccagcatccgtctgtggtggtaaataaacagccacgaaaagtatagctgaaatcTCTCCtggcaaatagtgtggtctacagtttatcataagATACTCTACTTCATATATTGTATATcctgctagctgaatatccatgtcatcattcagccacgattctgtgaaacataagatgttacagtttttgatgtcccgttgataggataTTTGTGATcatacctcgtctaatttattgtccaatgattgcacgttggtgagtaatattgacggtaacggcagctttcccaccCCGCTCTGTGTCCTTTGTACCTGCGTCTCTTCCCTCTTGTGAATAACAGGGATGTCAGCCTTGTCGGCTGTTAGCAGTATATCCCGTGCGTCCTGCTTGTTGAataaaaaatctttgtctaatctgaggtgagtaatcgctgtcctgatatccagaagctctttgtctaatccgaggtgagtgatcgctgtcctgatatccagaagctctttgtctaatccgaggtgagtgatcgctgtcctgatatccagaagctctttgtctaatccgaggtgagtgatctctgtcctgatatccagaagctctttgtctaatccgaggtgagtgatcgctgtcctgatatccagaagctctttgtctaatccgagctgagtgatctctgtcctgatatccagaagctctttgtctaatccgaggtgagtgatcgctgtcctgatatccagaagctctttgtctaatccgaggtgagtgatcgctgtcctgatatccagaagctctttgtctaatccgaggtgagtgatctctgtcctgatatccagaagctctttgtctaatccgaggtgagtgatctctgtcctgatatccagaagctctttttttgccGTAAAatacagtggcagaaacattatgtacaaaataagttacaaataaagtgaaaagaaaacacataatagcacaattggttaggcggcggtaaaactgctgccatttcctCCGCCGCCATTTGGGTGTTAGTCTAATGTGTGAAATGAGTTCGTCTAATGTGTGAAATGAGTTCGTCTAATGTGTGAAATGAGTTAGTCTAATGTGTGAAATGAGTTCGTCTAATGTGTGAAATGAGTTTGTCTAATGTGCGAAATGAGTTTGTCTAATGTGTGAAATGAGTTCGTCTAATGTGTGAAATGAGTTCGTCTAACGTGTGAAATGAGTTCGTCTAATGTGTGAAATGAGTTTGTCTAATGTGCGAAATGAGTTTGTCTAATGTGTGAAATGAGTTCGTCTAACGTGTGAAATGAGTTCGTCTAATGTGTGAAATGAGTTTGTCTAATGTGTGAAATGAGTTCGTCTAATGTGTGAAATGAGTTAGTCTAATGTGTGAAATGAGTTAGTCTGATGTGTGAAATGAGTTAGTCTAATGTGTGAAAGGAATtagttaaaaaaatgttttgagtGTTGTTTTTTACACTGATTAACAGTTTTACTcagagtctgtctccatctcaaatggcaccctattccctacatagtgcactacttttgtccggAGCCCTGGTGAAACATATACTGTAGGTAGTAGGGTGACATTTGAGACGCACTCTCTGATGTTGTCATAACGAGGTGTCATCACCATCCTAGACATTTGGTTTATCCCACAAATACATTACAGCAGCAGGGCAAACCACTCTGTCTCCAGAGACACTGGGTCCTTCCCCAACTTGGCCCGTTATGTAGTAACCACTCTCCTAGAGAAAGAGAACCATTCATAGTAAATCTAGAGTCCCAAAAAAACCCATTATTAACAACATCTACGGGTGAATCTCAATTGTATTTTCATTGATTCCTCGCATCCTCTCTtctcactagttaccacagccacaaagtcaaaattggccaTATTGTAAAAATCATGAAAGCTAAAAGTTAgagttaggcataaggttagcagtgtggttagggtaggtttaaaATCCGATTTTGAGGAAGAGTAGTTTTAGAAATAGGTGGGGTTTAGCCATaattactttgtggctgtggtaactagtgatgacCATTCCTCACCCTATGAGCTCAATCACTTCCTGATCATGACCGATGTCCCTTCCTGTTTCCTATTTCCTGAAGATGAATGTGGGTGGTGGGCCTCCACCCTCTTCCCTGTGTGCGTGGGTGGTGCTGCTTATTTTGGTGGAGTCAGGTGAACCCTACCGGACCCCATACGACCAGGAACAAGGCCAGAacaaagacagggacagagagagtacagACACCAGGACAGACACCAGGGACTACCACAGAGATGCCAGGCCAGACACCAGGGACTACCACAGAGATGCCAGGCCAGACACCAGGGACTACCACAGAGATGCCAGGCCAGACACCAGGACAGACACCAGGGACTACCACAGAGATGCCAGGCCAGACACCTGGGACTACCACAGAGATGCCAGGTATTACTGCTATACAACATACTACCTAATAATACCACtacaagtggcaccctattccctatgtatatGTAGTGCACTTCTCTTGACCAgggtccctatatagagcacttcTCTTGACCAcggtccctatatagagcacttcTCTTGACCAgggaccctatatagtacacttctctTGACCAgggtccctatatagagcacttcTCTTGACCAgggaccctatatagtacacttctctTGACCAgggtccctatatagagcacttcTCTTGACCAgggaccctatatagtacacttctctTGACCAgggtccctatatagagcacttcTCTTGACCAgggaccctatatagtacacttctctTGACCAgggtccctatatagtacacttctctTGACCAGGGTCCCTATATGGTGCTCTACTTTTGGCCCTGTGATGCACTAAATAGGGAgttggggtgccatttggggttgTGTCCGTTGACATTGTTTTCTCTGCTAGCGAGGTGAGGGGTACAGAGTGTCAGCGGTGCTGTGACCCCGGAGAGGAGGTCCGTACTCAGTCTGCCAACCCCCAGTACCCACAACACTACCCACAGTACCAGGCGGTGCCACAGATCAACATAACCATCCTCAAAGGTAGGTGGTGCCACAGATACATAGCAAACGGGTCTGCAGTTAGCGTTTGATCAACGTCTTGAATACTTGACCTATTTTTGACACATTTGGCTGAAAATGCTCAATGCTTTAGGAAGTTTAATTTCCCCATCTCTAGGAAATACTAGTCACTTCTCAAACCAGCATATTGTGATTTACAAGTCTTATGTGGCCCATAAGTGATTATTTTCAGACCACAATTTGGAGGATCACTATATGCCAAAACTGGTCATAAAGAGTATATTTCTCATTCAACTACTAAAGCAGTTATTTGGTGAAGACTTTAACAATGACAAGTATTGAATGCAACAATCATATCTCTGTCACTGACAAACACAATCATGGGTGAGTATCGCTCACATTAATTCGaaaagcatgctgggaaatatgcagTTTTAAAACAACACCCCCTCCAAAAGAATGTAACAGGCTTTGGGCCAAAACTAGTTTTGAAACCAGTGGGTTAGGAGAGGGGATAACAGCTGTGGGTATTTGCATCTGCCACATTGTATGTGGCAAAAGCCTAATCGTCAGTAACTTGAGTACAGATACGCGGTGGAAACCATAGTGACCAGCCACTGACCTGAGGTCATTTCTATCATTTCTACTTTGTCCTTCTCTAGGTGATAAGGGGGACAGCGGCCAGCGAGGGCCCTACGGTAAATCTGGCAAGTCCGGCCAGTCCGGCCCTCGTGGGCCCAATGGCATCAAGGGCACCAAGGGGAGCATAGGGACCCCGGGGGACCCCTGCAAGGTCCAGTACGCTGCCTTCTCCGTGGGCCGCAAGAAGGCCATCCACTCCAACGACTACTACCAGACCTTAGTGTTCGACACTGAGCTCGTCAACCTCTACGGACACTTCAACATGTTCACCGGCAAGTTCTACTGCTACGTGCCGGGAATCTACTACTTCAGCCTGAACGTGCACACATGGAACCAGAAGGAGACGTATGTGCATGTGATGCATaacgagagagaggtggtgatccTGTACGCCCAGTCTAGTGACCGGAGCATCATGCAGAGCCAGAGCCTGATGCTAGAGCTGGAGAGAGAAGACCAGGTGTGGGTCCGGCTGttcaaaggagagagggagaacgccATCTTCAGCGATGACTTTGATACCTACATCACCTTCAATGGACACCTTATCAAGCCCAAGAGCGAGGGGTAGGGGGAAGGGGTCGGTTGGggcagtgtcccaaatggcaccctattggctGTATagtccactacatagggaacgGGATCCCACTTGGGACGCATTCTAGGGGGGTTGTGGGCTTGTATGATGGACCAGTGTGACGCGAGAAGGAGACCAAAATCTGAAGAAGATTGGTTCCCAGTTCATAGAAGAATGTCTTAACTTTCTTTTTGTGTCTTTTTATGTGTGTTATTATTGTATTTTAATCCAGATATCAAGAGAGACATTGACTTACTTTGAGAAGTAAACCAAGCCActtgttaatttgacaaaaacatGTTGCACACACAGCCTGATGAAGATTGATGATCTGTTTTGTCAGGAAATAGCCAAACAGAATCAATTCAAGATGGCCACTGTTCAAGATGGCCACTGTTCAAGATGTTAAACAGAGCAGAGAAATATTATCCTcagggtagggacgtcccaaggagcCCACTAACCATGTTCAAAGTGCCTTGATTGCGTGAAGCATCGTCTTGCAGCCATACCATTCTTACAGTACTGCTTTCAATTTTGGCCAGTAAATCTAAAAAATGACACATTGACTCCCTGCAACACTTAGGgtgcatcccaaacggcaccgCATTCCCTATTTAGACACATAAGgttctggtaaaaaaaaaacggTGCACTAAATACAGAATACCGGTAtagtgctatttgggacgcagagCCTTTATGAACCACGTATGTTGTGTGATGCAAAGTATTATGATTCGTATCAACTTTGCACCCAGATAAACTGTATGTGTTAAGAGCACTCCTCTGTCCCGGTCCTCGTAACcaggagaccaaggcacagcttGATTGGAATACAGTCTTCTTTTATTAAAacaaagaacacttaaacaaacaaGCCACTATAAactagtgctgacatgcaactacacataaacaataaCACACAAAATACCCAAGGCCTATGGCTAcataaatatggtccccaatcagagacaacgacaaacagctgcctctgattgggatccaatctaggcaaccataaacATATAAACCCCTAGATATACCAAAACCCATGATTGGGATATACCaatatacaaaaacccctaggACAACCCCCTAGACAAACAAaaacccctaaaaacaaaaaccccta
This genomic window from Oncorhynchus gorbuscha isolate QuinsamMale2020 ecotype Even-year linkage group LG07, OgorEven_v1.0, whole genome shotgun sequence contains:
- the LOC124039052 gene encoding complement C1q tumor necrosis factor-related protein 1-like; the protein is MNVGGGPPPSSLCAWVVLLILVESGEPYRTPYDQEQGQNKDRDRESTDTRTDTRDYHRDARPDTRDYHRDARPDTRDYHRDARPDTRTDTRDYHRDARPDTWDYHRDASEVRGTECQRCCDPGEEVRTQSANPQYPQHYPQYQAVPQINITILKGDKGDSGQRGPYGKSGKSGQSGPRGPNGIKGTKGSIGTPGDPCKVQYAAFSVGRKKAIHSNDYYQTLVFDTELVNLYGHFNMFTGKFYCYVPGIYYFSLNVHTWNQKETYVHVMHNEREVVILYAQSSDRSIMQSQSLMLELEREDQVWVRLFKGERENAIFSDDFDTYITFNGHLIKPKSEG